One window of the Anomaloglossus baeobatrachus isolate aAnoBae1 chromosome 12, aAnoBae1.hap1, whole genome shotgun sequence genome contains the following:
- the LOC142257506 gene encoding acyl-coenzyme A thioesterase 1-like, with protein sequence MEHRASLLASHGFCTMALAYFDYEDLPKILGGLHLDYFGNALEFLRCHPKVNKERIGVIGISKGADLALSMATFLPGIKAVVSVCGCGANTFAPLPCGEFVIPCLGFSAEKIKLTENGEFDFSESMDDLLDPENSECLIPVERSSAAFLILSGLDDKNWPSAAYADQLVARLREHRKDVEGHTYPGAGHLLEPPYMPLCHASHHKLLGMPILWGGQMMEHAKAQEDAWKKILTFFSKHLKGTNFAMCRL encoded by the exons ATGGAGCACAGAGCCAGTCTGTTGGCCAGTCATGGCTTCTGCACTATGGCACTGGCATATTTCGACTATGAAGACCTTCCAAAAATCCTTGGGGGGCTTCATTTAGATTACTTTGGAAATGCACTGGAGTTTCTCAGATGCCACCCGAag GTCAACAAAGAAAGGATTGGAGTCATTGGTATCTCGAAAGGTGCGGATTTGGCTCTCAGCATGGCAACTTTCCTTCCTGGGATTAAAGCGGTCGTCAGCGTCTGTGGCTGCGGTGCCAACACATTCGCCCCTCTGCCATGTGGTGAGTTTGTAATTCCGTGCCTTGGGTTCAGCGCTGAGAAGATTAAGCTCACAGAAAATGGTGAATTTGACTTTTCGGAATCCATGGATGATCTGTTGGATCCAGAAAATTCCGAGTGTCTTATTCCAGTAGAACGGTCCTCCGCGGCTTTTCTTATTTTGAGCGGATTAGATGACAAAAACTGGCCCAGCGCCGCATACGCCGATCAGCTGGTCGCCCGTCTGAGGGAGCATCGGAAGGACGTGGAGGGTCACACCTATCCTGGAGCCGGCCACCTGCTGGAGCCTCCGTACATGCCGCTGTGCCATGCCTCCCACCACAAACTACTGGGTATGCCAATATTGTGGGGAGGGCAAATGATGGAACACGCCAAAGCACAGGAAGACGCCTGGAAAAAAATCTTAACTTTTTTCTCCAAGCACCTTAAAGGGACAAACTTTGCGATGTGCCGCCTCTAA